The proteins below come from a single Nocardioides eburneiflavus genomic window:
- a CDS encoding alpha/beta hydrolase → MTAPHLTRHDTADGSTRAMILLLHGGKPRSTQSVDGRSASWRRVLWLQREIAQRAHEAGVGVWSARYRTRGWNGGREPRSDARWALEQVRAELGEVPVVLLGHSMGARVAVHVADDPSVVGVVGLAPWWSAEDPVHTLAGRRLRAAHGRRDRITSFRETARYVDRAREVADSAELRDMGGLGHYMLAGSRRWHDVAIESCLDVLEAQVPHRDR, encoded by the coding sequence GTGACCGCGCCGCACCTCACCCGCCACGACACCGCCGACGGATCCACCCGCGCGATGATCCTGCTGCTCCACGGCGGCAAGCCGCGTTCCACCCAGTCCGTCGACGGGCGCAGCGCCTCGTGGCGTCGCGTGCTCTGGCTGCAGCGGGAGATCGCCCAACGGGCCCACGAGGCGGGCGTGGGCGTGTGGTCGGCGCGCTACCGCACGCGCGGCTGGAACGGTGGGCGCGAGCCCCGGTCCGACGCCCGGTGGGCGCTCGAGCAGGTGCGCGCCGAGCTGGGCGAGGTCCCCGTCGTGCTGCTCGGGCACTCGATGGGAGCGCGGGTGGCGGTGCACGTGGCCGACGACCCGTCGGTGGTCGGCGTGGTCGGGCTCGCGCCCTGGTGGTCGGCCGAGGACCCGGTGCACACCCTCGCGGGGCGCCGGCTCCGGGCCGCCCACGGCCGCCGCGACCGCATCACGTCGTTCCGTGAGACCGCTCGCTACGTCGATCGTGCCCGCGAGGTCGCCGACAGCGCCGAGCTCCGCGACATGGGCGGGCTCGGCCACTACATGCTCGCCGGCTCCCGGCGCTGGCACGACGTGGCGATCGAGTCGTGCCTCGACGTCCTGGAGGCGCAGGTCCCGCACCGGGACAGGTGA
- a CDS encoding MFS transporter, producing MTDLAPATEEVTPEQHKRLRWALVLISLAQLMVVLDSTIANIALPYIGTDLEIDQANLSWIVTGYALTFGGFLLLGGRLADLYGRRLVFIIGVLVFAVASLVGGFAQNEFMLLSARALQGLGAAMASPAALALITTTFPAGRERNRAFAVYAAMAGVGAAVGLILGGWLTGLDPILGLEGWRYTFLIVVPIGLAAAFFAPRFFDESERHTGWLDIPGAITGTGGLLAIVYGLSRAGDERYGWGDTTTIASLAAGVALLGLFLLVESRVQHPLMPFRIFRSKNRAAAFAVMMIVPAAMFAMFFFLSLFIQLVVGYSPLQTGVAFLPFSIAMIISATVASRLISAVDPRLLSGVGTLLSAIALYGFSRITVPEDPSSILASLPQALGGQGVALGDGVGYWTQILPFVVLMAFGMGLNFVPLTLVAVHHLRAQDTGIGSGVLNTMQQVGGALGLATLSTVSLHFAQTRADEIAPSIAGAAPGIDEATLGQLASLGAFTEGATMAFFVGSLMMIAASAIVWLFLDVKHEELATESAPEGVGVH from the coding sequence ATGACCGACCTCGCTCCGGCCACCGAAGAGGTGACCCCCGAGCAGCACAAGCGCCTGCGCTGGGCCCTCGTGCTCATCTCGCTGGCGCAGCTGATGGTGGTGCTCGACAGCACCATCGCCAACATCGCCCTCCCCTACATCGGCACCGACCTCGAGATCGACCAGGCCAACCTGTCCTGGATCGTCACCGGCTACGCCCTCACCTTCGGCGGCTTCCTGCTGCTCGGGGGCCGGCTGGCCGACCTCTACGGCCGCCGACTGGTCTTCATCATCGGCGTGCTCGTCTTCGCCGTCGCCTCCCTGGTGGGCGGCTTCGCCCAGAACGAGTTCATGCTCCTGTCCGCCCGTGCCCTGCAGGGCCTCGGCGCCGCGATGGCCTCCCCGGCCGCCCTCGCGCTGATCACCACCACCTTCCCGGCCGGCCGCGAGCGCAACCGCGCGTTCGCGGTGTACGCCGCGATGGCGGGCGTCGGCGCGGCCGTCGGCCTGATCCTCGGCGGCTGGCTCACCGGTCTCGACCCGATCCTGGGCCTGGAGGGCTGGCGCTACACGTTCCTCATCGTCGTGCCGATCGGCCTCGCCGCGGCCTTCTTCGCCCCGCGCTTCTTCGACGAGTCCGAGCGCCACACCGGCTGGCTGGACATCCCCGGCGCCATCACCGGCACCGGCGGCCTGCTCGCCATCGTCTACGGGCTGTCCCGCGCCGGCGACGAGCGCTACGGCTGGGGCGACACCACCACGATCGCGAGCCTGGCCGCCGGAGTCGCCCTGCTCGGGCTCTTCCTGCTGGTGGAGTCCCGCGTGCAGCACCCCCTGATGCCGTTCCGGATCTTCCGCAGCAAGAACCGCGCCGCCGCCTTCGCCGTGATGATGATCGTCCCGGCCGCGATGTTCGCGATGTTCTTCTTCCTCTCGCTGTTCATCCAGCTCGTCGTCGGCTACTCGCCGCTGCAGACCGGCGTGGCGTTCCTGCCCTTCTCGATCGCGATGATCATCTCGGCCACCGTGGCGTCCAGGCTGATCAGCGCCGTGGACCCGCGCCTCCTGTCCGGCGTCGGCACCCTGCTCTCCGCGATCGCCCTCTACGGCTTCAGCCGGATCACGGTCCCCGAGGACCCGTCCTCGATCCTGGCCTCGCTCCCGCAGGCGCTCGGCGGCCAGGGCGTCGCCCTCGGCGACGGCGTCGGCTACTGGACGCAGATCCTGCCGTTCGTCGTGCTGATGGCCTTCGGCATGGGCCTCAACTTCGTGCCGCTGACCCTCGTCGCGGTGCACCACCTGCGCGCCCAGGACACCGGCATCGGCTCGGGCGTGCTCAACACCATGCAGCAGGTCGGCGGTGCGCTGGGCCTCGCCACCCTCAGCACGGTGTCGCTCCACTTCGCGCAGACGCGGGCCGACGAGATCGCCCCGTCGATCGCCGGCGCAGCCCCCGGCATCGACGAGGCGACGCTCGGCCAGCTCGCGTCGCTCGGCGCGTTCACCGAGGGCGCCACCATGGCGTTCTTCGTGGGCTCGCTGATGATGATCGCGGCGTCCGCCATCGTGTGGCTCTTCCTCGACGTCAAGCACGAGGAGCTCGCCACCGAGTCCGCGCCCGAGGGCGTCGGGGTCCACTGA